The genomic interval CGCAGCGATCACATGCTCAAGTGGACCACCTTGAATGCCAGGGAAAATTGTTTTATCAATCTCTTTTTTATATTCTTCTTTACATAAAATCATACCGCCACGAGGTCCGCGTAATGTTTTATGTGTTGTTGTTGTAACGAAGTCTGCGTATTCAACTGGGTTTTGGTGAAGACCCGCTGCAACAAGCCCTGCGATATGCGCCATATCTACCATTAACTTCGCACCAACTTCATCAGCAATTTCTTTAAATTCCTTGAAGTCAATTGCACGTGAATAAGCAGATGCACCCGCTACAATTAATTTAGGCTTGTGTTCTTTTGCTAACTTACGAACTTCTTCATAATCGATATGCTCTTCATCTTTAGTGACACCGTACTCTACGAAATTGTAGAACTTACCACTAAAGTTAACTGGTGAACCGTGCGTCAAGTGACCCCCATGACTTAAATTCATACCGAGCACTGTGTCACCATGTTCAAGTGCAACAAGATATACGGCCATATTTGCTTGTGAACCAGAATGCGGTTGGACATTAACATGTTCAGCATTGAAAAGCGCTTTTGCTCTATCAATTGCAAGCTGTTCAGTTTGGTCTACAAATACACAACCACCATAGTAGCGGCGTCCAGGATAACCTTCAGCATATTTGTTCGTCATGACCGAACCTTGTGCTTCCATTACTGCTTCAGAAACAAAGTTCTCAGATGCAATTAATTCAATGCTTGTGTTTTGACGATGAAACTCTTTTTGAATACTTTCAAATACAGACTTATCTTGTTTAGCAAGAAATGACATAGACAATTCCCTCTTTTCTGTTAAAGTTGATATTTAGCACGTTCGCCCCCGATTTTTTTCGGTCGAGATGTTGCTACAGTCACAATTGCTTGGCCAACTTGTTTCACTGTAGTCCGAACAGGTACTGCCACATGCTTTAGATGCATACCAATCAATGTTTGACCGATATCAATACCTTTGTCAGCTCGGATATGTTCGACTACCATGGGCGCTTCCATATGACGATACGCATACGTTGATAAA from Staphylococcus sp. MI 10-1553 carries:
- a CDS encoding serine hydroxymethyltransferase, giving the protein MSFLAKQDKSVFESIQKEFHRQNTSIELIASENFVSEAVMEAQGSVMTNKYAEGYPGRRYYGGCVFVDQTEQLAIDRAKALFNAEHVNVQPHSGSQANMAVYLVALEHGDTVLGMNLSHGGHLTHGSPVNFSGKFYNFVEYGVTKDEEHIDYEEVRKLAKEHKPKLIVAGASAYSRAIDFKEFKEIADEVGAKLMVDMAHIAGLVAAGLHQNPVEYADFVTTTTHKTLRGPRGGMILCKEEYKKEIDKTIFPGIQGGPLEHVIAAKAVAFGEALQPEFKTYQQQVIKNAQMLAKTLKDNGFRIVSGGTDNHLVSVDVKGSVGITGKVAEEALDEIGITCNKNTIPFDQEKPFVTSGIRLGTPAATTRGFDEKAFEEVGRIISDVLKNHEDQKVLADAKSRVQALTEKFPLYQ